One genomic window of Medicago truncatula cultivar Jemalong A17 chromosome 1, MtrunA17r5.0-ANR, whole genome shotgun sequence includes the following:
- the LOC11445499 gene encoding fruit protein pKIWI502, translated as MSLLSLTPPQIHSHAHFSPTPFPMSILRRFNLNPTNHRLRHRLATLSAAVRQDTTVWTPAPLSEIEPAAESLFHVSIDVSDSPDLATSHTRAGQYLQLKVGDSPKPSFLAIASPPKLAIKLGVFEFLVKSVVGSTAEALCGLKKGDVVELSPVMGNGFDISRIDPPEKFGTVLVFATGSGISPIRSLIESGFDAGKRSDVRLFYGARNLKRMAYQERFEDWESSGVKIVPVLSQADDSWTGESGFVQAAYTRAKELSNPSSTGAVLCGQKQMTEEITSILVADGVSAEKILKNF; from the exons atgtcACTCCTTTCATTAACACCGCCTCAGATCCACTCTCATGCGCACTTTAGCCCCACCCCCTTTCCCATGTCCATCCTACGCCGCTTCAATCTAAACCCCACCAACCACCGTCTCCGTCATCGACTCGCAACCCTTTCCGCTGCCGTACGTCAAGACACCACCGTCTGGACTCCAGCTCCTCTCTCCGAGATCGAACCCGCCGCTGAGTCTCTCTTCCACGTCTCCATCGACGTTTCCGACTCGCCGGACCTTGCCACGTCACACACACGCGCCGGACAATATCTTCAGCTTAAAGTCGGTGATTCGCCGAAACCGTCGTTTCTTGCAATCGCATCGCCACCGAAGCTTGCAATTAAGCTTGGTGTGTTTGAGTTTTTGGTGAAGAGTGTGGTGGGGTCCACCGCAGAAGCGTTGTGTGGGTTGAAGAAAGGGGATGTTGTTGAGCTTAGTCCGGTAATGGGGAATGGGTTTGATATTAGTCGGATCGACCCGCCCGAGAAATTTGGAACTGTCCTTGTCTTTGCTACTGGATCCGGAATTAG TCCAATTCGGTCACTCATTGAGTCAGGATTTGATGCTGGCAAGAGGTCTGATGTGAGACTATTTTATGGGGCCAGAAACCTGAAGAGAATGGCTTATCAG gAGAGATTTGAAGACTGGGAATCTTCCGGTGTCAAGATTGTACCTGTATTGTCTCAAGCAGATGATAGTTGGACCGGAGAAAGTGGCTTTGTACAG GCTGCATATACGAGAGCAAAGGAATTATCCAACCCTTCGTCAACTGGTGCTGTACTTTGTGGTCAGAAACAGATGACTGAG GAAATTACATCTATTCTTGTTGCTGATGGAGTGTCAGCTGAGAAGATACTAAAGAACTTCTGA
- the LOC11431008 gene encoding uncharacterized protein has translation MKRRNWANLEALALNLILDKLEEHIDYVSFGAVCKTWRSIAKFSHQNHQFKTNALPMLMISRSSTEKNWLYGILNKRWHPFQFQLCHANNSKLSLCGSSHGWFAFVDDSKSIITLMSPFKDTPCITLPPLNSVNKVTLSADPMQSPNDYMVVAIYDDCGNLAYVGRGQQNWTYIDTSKSSFIDVIFYKGLLFALNIRNKIVSFNFGYSDDTLGKTTITSTVVLEEKVGHCFLGDKFLVKSLEEELWMVRRCDTSMCTFLVYKLKLDVKSEKLEHMFELKSLGDNILFVGAGDSISVSASHFSKSLQRDSIYFANGLKIYNMKSGAASYRCPYWDSPYWILPHFQ, from the coding sequence ATGAAGAGACGAAATTGGGCAAATTTAGAAGCCCTTGCTCTTAATTTGATTCTTGACAAGTTAGAAGAACACATAGATTATGTTTCGTTTGGTGCTGTGTGCAAGACTTGGCGATCAATTGCAAAGTTTAGccatcaaaatcatcaattcaagaCCAATGCACTACCCATGCTAATGATATCTCGTTCTTCTACAGAGAAGAATTGGTTGTATGGTATTCTAAACAAAAGATGGCACCCTTTTCAATTTCAGTTATGCCATGCTAATAATAGTAAACTTTCGCTCTGTGGCTCTAGCCATGGTTGGTTTGCATTTGTAGATGATTCCAAGTCCATTATAACCCTAATGAGTCCTTTTAAGGATACACCTTGCATTACTCTCCCACCCCTCAATTCTGTTAACAAGGTTACTTTATCTGCTGATCCAATGCAAAGTCCAAATGATTATATGGTTGTAGCAATTTATGATGATTGTGGTAATCTTGCTTATGTTGGACGAGGTCAACAAAATTGGACTTATATAGACACATCAAAATCTTCTTTCATTGATGTCATATTTTATAAAGGTCTATTATTTGCTCTCAATATCCGAAACAAGattgtatcattcaattttGGTTATTCAGATGATACTTTGGGTAAAACAACGATAACTTCAACCGTTGTTTTAGAAGAAAAAGTTGGACATTGTTTTTTAGGAGATAAATTTCTTGTGAAATCACTAGAAGAAGAGCTATGGATGGTAAGAAGGTGTGACACGAGTATGTGTACATTCCTTGTATATAAATTGAAACTAGATGTCAAAAGTGAGAAGCTTGAACACATGTTTGAACTCAAGAGTTTGGGAGATAACATTTTATTTGTAGGAGCTGGTGATTCAATTTCTGTGTCGGCATCACATTTCTCTAAATCTTTGCAGAGAGACTCAATTTACTTTGCTAATGGATTGAAGATCTATAATATGAAGAGTGGAGCCGCTAGTTATCGTTGTCCGTACTGGGATAGCCCTTATTGGATTCTACCACATTTTCAATGA
- the LOC25485440 gene encoding ATP synthase subunit beta, mitochondrial: MASRRLVSSLIRSSLRRSSSKPSITASTSRLTSQSRASPYGYLLNRVADYATAAAAAPAPSAPPAKKEVPGGGKITDEFTGKGAVGQVCQVIGAVVDVRFEEGLPPILTALEVLDHSSRLVLEVAQHLGEGVVRTIAMDATEGVVRGWRVLNTGSPISVPVGRATLGRIMNVIGEPIDHKGEFITEHYLPIHREAPAFVEQATEQQILVTGIKVVDLLAPYQRGGKIGLFGGAGVGKTVLIMELINNVAKAHGGFSVFAGVGERTREGNDLYREMIESGVIKLGEKQSESKCALVYGQMNEPPGARARVGLTGLTVAEHFRDAEGQDVLLFVDNIFRFTQANSEVSALLGRIPSAVGYQPTLSTDLGGLQERITTTKKGSITSVQAIYVPADDLTDPAPATTFAHLDATTVLSRQISELGIYPAVDPLDSTSRMLSPLILGDEHYQTARGVQQVLQNYKNLQDIIAILGMDELSEDDKLTVARARKIQRFLSQPFHVAEVFTGAPGKYVELKENTQSFQGVLDGKYDDLSEQAFYMVGGIDEVIAKAEKIAKESAASSS; this comes from the exons ATGGCTTCACGCAGATTGGTATCATCTCTGATTCGATCTTCCCTTCGCCGATCTTCATCGAAACCATCAATCACTGCCTCAACATCGAGGCTAACCTCCCAATCTCGCGCTTCACCTTATGGCTACCTCTTAAACCGCGTCGCTGATTATGCAACCGCGGCTGCCGCCGCACCAGCTCCGTCTGCGCCTCCGGCGAAGAAGGAGGTTCCCGGAGGTGGGAAAATTACTGATGAATTTACTGGAAAAGGAGCGGTCGGTCAAGTTTGTCAGGTTATTGGTGCCGTCGTTGACGTCAGATTTGAAGAAGGTTTGCCTCCGATCTTGACTGCTCTTGAAGTTCTAGATCATTCTTCGAGATTGGTGTTGGAAGTTGCTCAGCATTTGGGTGAAGGTGTTGTGAGAACGATTGCTATGGATGCTACTGAAGGTGTTGTTCGTGGATGGCGTGTTCTTAACACCGGTTCTCCCATCAGT GTTCCCGTTGGCAGGGCTACCCTTGGACGTATCATGAATGTTATTGGAGAACCTATTGATCATAAAGGCGAATTCA TTACCGAGCATTATTTGCCTATTCATAGAGAAGCTCCTGCTTTTGTTGAGCAAGCAACTGAACAACAGATCCTTGTTACTGGTATCAAG GTTGTTGACCTGCTTGCACCATACCAAAGGGGAGGGAAGATTGGGTTGTTTGGTGGTGCTGGTGTAGGAAAAACCGTTCTTATTATGGAACTTATCAACAATGTTGCTAAGGCTCATG GTGGTTTCTCTGTGTTTGCTGGTGTTGGAGAAAGAACCCGAGAGGGTAATGACTTGTACAGAGAAATGATTGAGAGTGGTGTCATTAAGCTGGGTGAAAAGCAG AGTGAGAGCAAATGTGCTCTTGTCTACGGTCAAATGAATGAGCCCCCTGGTGCTCGTGCCCGTGTCGGTCTTACTGGACTTACTGTTGCTGAGCATTTCCGTGATGCTGAAGGACAAGATGTGCTTCTTTTCGTTGACAACATTTTCCGCTTTACTCAA GCTAACTCAGAGGTGTCTGCCCTGCTTGGTCGTATTCCATCTGCGGTTGGTTACCAACCAACATTGTCTACTGATCTTGGAGGTCTTCAAGAGCGTATTACAACCACCAAGAAGGGTTCAATTACATCTGTCCAGGCTATCTATGTGCCTGCTGATGACTTGACAGATCCTGCTCCTGCTACCACCTTTGCTCACTTGGATGCTACAACAGTGTTGTCTAGACAG ATTTCTGAGCTTGGTATCTATCCTGCTGTTGATCCTTTGGATTCAACATCTCGTATGCTCTCTCCACTTATTTTGGGTGATGAGCACTACCAAACTGCTCGTGGTGTACAACAAGTTCTTCAAAACTACAAGAATCTTCAAGATATCATTGCTATTTTGGGAATGGATGAGCTTAGTGAAGATGATAAATTGACTGTTGCTCGTGCCCGTAAAATTCAACGATTCTTGAGTCAGCCTTTCCACGTGGCAGAAGTTTTCACTGGTGCCCCAGGCAAATATGTTGAGTTGAAGGAGAACACTCAAAGTTTCCAG GGTGTGTTGGATGGCAAATATGATGACCTTTCAGAGCAGGCATTTTATATGGTCGGTGGTATTGATGAAGTCATTGCAAAGGCAGAGAAGATTGCCAAGGAATCAGCAGCATCTTCATCTTAG
- the LOC11428294 gene encoding ATP synthase subunit beta, mitochondrial, translating into MASRRIVSSLIRSSLRPSLSKSSITTSTSRLSSSQSRASPYAYLLNRVTEYATAAAAAAPAPPQTPPAKKVPDGGGKITDEFTGKGAIGQVCQVIGAVVDVRFEEGLPPILTALEVLDHSTRLVLEVAQHMGEGVVRTIAMDATEGVVRGWRVLNTGSPISVPVGRCTLGRIMNVIGEPIDHKGDFKTEHFLPIHREAPLFVEQATEQQILVTGIKVVDLLAPYQRGGKIGLFGGAGVGKTVLIMELINNVAKAHGGFSVFAGVGERTREGNDLYREMIESGVIKLGDQQSESKCALVYGQMNEPPGARARVGLTGLTVAEHFRDAEGQDVLLFVDNIFRFTQANSEVSALLGRIPSAVGYQPTLSTDLGGLQERITTTKKGSITSVQAIYVPADDLTDPAPATTFAHLDATTVLSRQISELGIYPAVDPLDSTSRMLSPLILGDEHYETARGVQQVLQNYKNLQDIIAILGMDELSEDDKLTVARARKIQRFLSQPFHVAEVFTGAPGKYVDLKENCTSFKGVLDGKYDDLSEQAFYMVGGIDEVIAKAEKIAKENAA; encoded by the exons ATGGCTTCACGGAGAATCGTTTCGTCTTTGATACGTTCCTCCCTCCGTCCATCTCTATCCAAATCATCCATCACCACCTCAACCTCGAGACTCTCTTCTTCTCAATCACGTGCATCTCCCTATGCTTACCTTCTTAACCGTGTCACCGAGTATGCCACAGCCGCCGCTGCTGCagctcccgctcctcctcagaCTCCTCCGGCTAAGAAAGTTCCTGATGGTGGCGGTAAGATTACAGATGAATTTACTGGTAAAGGTGCGATTGGACAGGTTTGTCAGGTGATTGGTGCTGTGGTGGATGTGAGATTCGAAGAAGGTTTGCCTCCAATTCTTACTGCGCTTGAGGTTCTTGATCATTCTACACGATTGGTGTTGGAGGTTGCACAACATATGGGTGAAGGTGTTGTGAGAACTATTGCTATGGATGCCACTGAAGGAGTTGTTAGAGGGTGGCGTGTTCTCAACACCGGCTCCCCTATCAGT GTTCCCGTTGGCAGGTGTACTCTTGGACGTATCATGAATGTTATTGGAGAACCTATTGATCATAAAGGCGACTTTA AAACCGAGCATTTTTTGCCTATTCATAGAGAAGCTCCTCTTTTTGTTGAACAAGCAACCGAACAACAAATTCTTGTGACCGGTATCAAG GTTGTTGATCTCCTTGCACCATACCAAAGAGGAGGAAAGATTGGATTGTTTGGTGGTGCTGGTGTAGGAAAAACTGTGCTTATTATGGAACTTATCAACAATGTCGCAAAGGCTCATG GTGGTTTCTCTGTTTTTGCCGGTGTTGGAGAACGAACCCGAGAGGGTAACGACTTGTATAGGGAAATGATTGAGAGTGGTGTCATTAAGCTTGGCGATCAGCAG AGTGAAAGCAAATGTGCTCTTGTTTATGGTCAAATGAACGAGCCCCCTGGTGCTCGTGCCCGCGTTGGTCTTACAGGATTGACTGTTGCTGAACATTTCCGTGATGCTGAAGGACAAGATGTGCTTCTTTTCGTCGATAACATTTTCCGCTTTACTCAA GCAAACTCAGAGGTGTCTGCATTGCTTGGTCGCATCCCATCTGCCGTTGGTTATCAACCAACGTTGTCTACTGATCTTGGAGGTCTTCAAGAGCGTATTACAACCACCAAGAAGGGTTCAATTACCTCTGTCCAAGCCATCTATGTGCCTGCTGATGACTTGACAGATCCTGCTCCTGCTACCACCTTTGCTCACTTGGATGCTACGACGGTGTTGTCAAGACAG ATCTCTGAGCTTGGTATCTATCCTGCTGTTGATCCATTGGATTCAACATCTCGTATGCTTTCACCACTTATTTTGGGTGATGAGCATTACGAAACTGCTCGAGGTGTACAACAAGTACTTCAAAATTACAAGAATCTTCAAGATATCATTGCTATTTTGGGAATGGATGAACTAAGTGAAGATGATAAATTGACCGTTGCACGTGCTCGTAAAATTCAACGATTCTTAAGTCAGCCCTTCCATGTGGCAGAAGTCTTCACTGGTGCCCCTGGCAAATATGTTGACTTGAAAGAGAACTGTACTAGTTTCAAG GGTGTGTTGGATGGCAAATACGATGACCTTTCAGAACAAGCATTTTACATGGTTGGTGGTATTGATGAAGTCATTGCAAAGGCAGAGAAGATTGCTAAGGAAAATGCGGCttaa
- the LOC11419551 gene encoding B3 domain-containing transcription factor VRN1 has translation MTSNPKNMYSLTAPAIRFFKIVTSTNIQDGTLRIPNAFTEKYIGDLSKPMFLKTPDVKEWEIHLTKKDGDIWIQRGWKEFATHYSLDHGHMVLFQYQKTSHFEVYIFDKSTFEIEYRVDGNNQHEQSNPIEILDEQPSYKKSRPKSQISSSQPLKKLRIDASEDVGTSSKSQNIPKLVQVKEEIDSTTKCLNVKHGQEQRNSTAKIVEALNKAKNYESNNPFFTAIMTYSYVNQYMHVPLNFEQKYLKEQQSEIALQVLDDERTWIVKYCLRKMSNGWKTFVSDNNLKLGDVCLFEMINSKSYAFKVLIFRVDEEQHSLPPQVHGDGVNWLETAGITEVKSKTIMSYKGTKETQRNSLQARPCSFKNSEAKKEANQFTSTLEKPNFTINLRSSHWDVYRPRVRNSFSSKYLGPKKKTAMLQFEEKLWPVQLMYYPSEPATKLGEGWSLFVEENKLQAGDVCVFVLANKEDVVLDVHIFRGRS, from the exons ATGACCAGCAACCCAAAGAATATGTACAGTCTCACTGCTCCTGCTATTCGTTTCTTTAAGATTGTTACCTCAACAAATATTCAAGATGGAACCCTT AGAATTCCAAATGCTTTCACTGAGAAATATATCGGTGATTTATCAAAGCCAATGTTTCTCAAGACTCCCGATGTCAAAGAATGGGAAATACATTTGACTAAAAAGGATGGTGATATTTGGATTCAAAGGGGTTGGAAGGAATTTGCTACACATTATTCATTAGATCATGGTCACATGGTGCTGTTTCAATATCAGAAAACCTCTCATTTTGAGGTTTACATTTTTGACAAGAGTACTTTTGAAATCGAATATCGTGTTGATGGTAATAATCAACATGAACAGAGCAATCCAATTGAAATTTTGGATGAGCAACCTTCTTACAAGAAGAGTAGACCAAAATCACAAATTTCAAGTTCTCAACCACTTAAGAAATTGAGAATTGACGCAAGTGAAGATGTTGGAACAAGCTCCAAATCGCAAAACATTCCTAAACTTGTCCAAGTTAAAG AAGAGATTGATTCTACCACTAAATGCCTGAATGTGAAGCATGGTCAAGAGCAGAGGAATTCAACTGCTAAAATTGTTGAAGCTTTAAACAAAGCAAAAAACTATGAATCTAACAATCCCTTTTTCACTGCTATCATGACATATTCTTATGTTAATCAATACATG CATGTCCCtttaaattttgaacaaaagtaTTTGAAGGAACAGCAAAGCGAAATCGCCCTTCAGGTCTTGGATGATGAGAGAACATGGATTGTTAAATATTGTCTGAGAAAAATGAGTAACGGATGGAAAACATTTGTATCTGACAATAATTTGAAATTGGGAGATGTTTGCCTTTTTGAGATGATCAATAGCAAATCCTATGCTTTTAAAGTACTAATTTTTCGAGTCGACGAAGAACAACATTCCCTTCCACCACAAG TTCATGGAGATGGAGTTAACTGGTTAGAAACTGCAGGAATCACAGAAGTTAAAAGTAAAACTATTATGTCATATAAAG GAACGAAGGAAACTCAAAGAAACTCACTGCAGGCTAGGCCATGCTCCTTCAAAAATTCTGAAGCTAAGAAAGAAGCCAATCAATTCACATCCACTTTGGAAAAACCAAATTTCACTATCAATTTGAGATCAAGTCATTGGGATGTTTACAGACCA CGTGTACGAAATTCATTCTCGAGCAAGTACTTGGGTCCCAAAAAGAAGACTGCAATGTTACAGTTTGAGGAAAAATTGTGGCCTGTACAATTGATGTATTATCCATCCGAACCAGCAACAAAGTTGGGTGAAGGTTGGAGTCTGTTtgtagaagaaaataaattgcaGGCTGGAGATGTATGTGTTTTTGTGCTTGCCAACAAGGAAGATGTTGTGCTTGATGTTCATATTTTTAGAGGACGCAGTTAG
- the LOC11421874 gene encoding LOW QUALITY PROTEIN: putative FBD-associated F-box protein At5g56820 (The sequence of the model RefSeq protein was modified relative to this genomic sequence to represent the inferred CDS: substituted 2 bases at 2 genomic stop codons), giving the protein MENSPPVDRISHLPDDILCIILSFLPTKFAFTTTVLSKRWKPLCKLRRIGXRRIGLYXRLPPFCDFVDTVTLSTQLIKTLHLSCHSTNWQLFDRWIRNAKCHPVENLQIISSACVIRPSIFRFPTLVVLKLKRLKVVDDISVDLPLLKTLHLDKVRLKNKQNFNKLLHGCPILEDLIANIYYIEPAPQPEEVFTLSTATATGEFKILSKLIRAKINVCDVPFRAIHNVEFLSLTVRSRLTDPEINFYNRGSPIFRDLINLQLSMFYFHHWDHVMEVLQHCPKLQILLILKLSEDKINWKYPNFVPECISSHLISCTINYEGLEDELQFAKYILQNARLLGVMQITGTFLFKQKPSLQPLQELYSCPRISSECKLSIG; this is encoded by the exons ATGGAGAACTCACCCCCAGTCGATAGGATCAGCCATTTACCTGATGACATACTTTGTATAatactttcttttcttccaacCAAATTCGCTTTCACCACCACCGTTCTCTCCAAAAGGTGGAAACCACTCTGCAAATTACGACGAATTGGTTGACGACGAATTGGTCTCTACTGACGCCTTCCTCCGTTCTGTGACTTTGTCGACACAGTCACACTCTCCACCCAACTCATCAAAACGCTTCACCTCAGTTGTCATTCTACTAATTGGCAACTTTTTGACAGGTGGATCAGAAATGCGAAATGCCACCCAGTTGAGAATCTGCAGATAATTAGTAGTGCTTGTGTGATCCGCCCAAGTATTTTCAGATTTCCAACACTCGTTGTTCTCAAATTGAAGAGGCTAAAAGTGGTTGATGATATCTCTGTTGATCTTCCCTTGCTTAAGACCCTTCATCTGGATAAGGTTCGTTTGAAAAATAAGCAGAATTTCAACAAGCTTCTTCATGGATGTCCcattttggaagatttgattgCTAACATTTACTATATAGAACCAGCACCTCAGCCTGAGGAGGTTTTTACTCTTAGTACAGCCACTGCCACAGGAGAGTTTAAAATCTTATCCAAGTTGATTAGAGCCAAAATCAATGTATGCGATGTTCCGTTTAGAGCAATTCATAATGtcgaatttttatcactcactGTAAG GAGCAGGCTTACTGATCCAGAGATCAATTTCTATAACAGAGGCTCTCCTATATTTCGAGACTTAATCAACCTTCAATTAAGCATGTTTTACTTTCACCATTGGGATCATGTAATGGAAGTGCTTCAGCATTGCCCCAAGCTTCAAATTCTTCTTATTCTGAAG TTATCAGAGGACAAAATAAACTGGAAATACCCAAATTTTGTTCCTGAATGCATTTCATCTCACCTCATATCATGTACTATAAACTATGAAGGCTTGGAAGATGAACTTCAatttgcaaaatatattttgcagAATGCGCGGCTTTTAGGGGTCATGCAGATCACCggtacttttttatttaaacaaaagCCAAGTCTGCAACCTTTACAAGAATTATACTCGTGTCCAAGGATTTCTTCCGAATGTAAACTTTCAATTGGTTGA